One part of the Nitrospirota bacterium genome encodes these proteins:
- a CDS encoding c-type cytochrome, with product MTIQRFYLVFVIILTIIFPCSIATSTERDPLLARVPKDLLPKVKEAKSPIAETPENIAKGKEIYNGKGTCYVCHGKEGKGDGTAAAGLEPSPRNFTNPAFHAARTDGELYWIIKNGSPGTAMIPMIGSTIDEEEAWYVLLYERSFNKK from the coding sequence TCTTGTGTTCGTAATTATATTAACAATAATTTTTCCATGTTCCATTGCTACGTCTACCGAACGCGATCCGCTCCTTGCGCGCGTGCCGAAGGATCTCCTCCCGAAAGTGAAAGAGGCCAAGAGTCCCATCGCGGAAACTCCGGAAAATATCGCCAAGGGAAAAGAGATCTACAATGGCAAAGGGACTTGCTATGTCTGTCATGGAAAAGAAGGAAAAGGGGACGGTACCGCCGCTGCAGGTCTGGAACCTTCTCCCAGGAATTTTACCAATCCGGCATTCCATGCCGCAAGGACGGACGGCGAGCTCTATTGGATCATTAAAAATGGGAGTCCCGGAACCGCAATGATCCCGATGATCGGAAGCACGATTGACGAAGAAGAAGCGTGGTATGTACTGCTTTATGAACGTAGTTTCAATAAAAAATAA
- a CDS encoding methionine adenosyltransferase, whose amino-acid sequence MSKLNHLFTSESVTEGHPDKIADQISDAVLDAIIAQDPTCRVACETLLTTGLAFVAGEITTSCYVEIPDVVRETIKNIGYTRAKYGFDYETCSVMTSIHNQSPDIAMGVDTGGAGDQGLMFGYATNETPELMPMPILLAHKLTRKLTELRKNNTLDFLRPDGKSQVTIEYLDGKPRYVNTVVISTQHSPEVKTEVLREAILEQVIKPTIPAELIDKKKIIYHINPTGRFVTGGPMGDTGLTGRKIIVDTYGGAGRHGGGAFSGKDPSKVDRSACYMARYVAKNLIAAGIAEKCEVQLAYAIGVAEPVSILVDTFGTSEFPQDKITRLVREFFPLTPKGMIDHLRLRRPIYKKTAAYGHFGRTEPEFTWERTDLADTIKKAAGL is encoded by the coding sequence ATGAGCAAACTGAACCATCTTTTTACCTCTGAATCTGTCACCGAAGGCCATCCCGATAAAATTGCCGACCAGATTTCTGACGCTGTTCTTGACGCGATCATTGCCCAGGATCCGACCTGCCGGGTGGCTTGTGAAACACTTTTGACGACAGGGCTTGCCTTTGTTGCGGGAGAGATCACCACTTCCTGTTACGTTGAAATTCCGGATGTTGTTCGGGAGACCATCAAGAATATCGGCTACACCCGGGCCAAATATGGATTTGACTACGAAACGTGCAGTGTGATGACTTCGATCCATAATCAGTCACCCGATATTGCCATGGGAGTGGATACCGGTGGTGCCGGGGATCAGGGACTGATGTTTGGATATGCGACAAATGAAACTCCGGAGCTGATGCCAATGCCCATTTTGCTCGCCCATAAACTGACCCGGAAGCTGACCGAACTGAGAAAAAACAATACACTCGATTTTTTGCGACCTGACGGAAAATCCCAGGTCACGATTGAATATCTCGACGGGAAACCGCGCTATGTCAATACCGTGGTGATTTCGACCCAGCACTCTCCCGAAGTCAAGACCGAAGTCCTTCGCGAAGCGATTTTGGAACAGGTGATTAAACCGACCATTCCAGCGGAATTGATAGACAAGAAGAAAATCATCTATCATATCAATCCGACCGGCAGGTTTGTGACCGGAGGTCCGATGGGAGATACCGGATTGACCGGAAGAAAGATTATTGTCGATACCTACGGCGGAGCAGGCCGTCACGGAGGCGGAGCTTTTTCAGGAAAAGACCCTTCGAAAGTCGACCGGTCAGCCTGCTATATGGCAAGATATGTCGCCAAAAACCTGATTGCAGCAGGCATTGCCGAAAAATGTGAAGTTCAACTGGCCTATGCCATAGGCGTAGCCGAACCGGTTTCGATTCTGGTCGATACGTTTGGCACTTCGGAATTTCCCCAGGATAAAATTACGAGATTGGTCCGCGAATTCTTCCCCCTGACGCCGAAAGGGATGATCGATCATTTAAGATTGCGAAGACCCATTTACAAAAAGACGGCTGCTTACGGTCATTTTGGAAGGACTGAACCGGAATTTACCTGGGAGAGAACCGATCTTGCTGATACGATAAAAAAGGCCGCGGGACTATAA